CACGGCAAGACAAGATAAGAcgaagaaagacaaaacaagaaaagaaaaatttagaagaaaagaaagtgcATACCGAAACAAGGCAATGCAATCTCagaagacaagaaaagacagaACAAGACGAGACAAGGGAAGACAAAAGAAGACAATATCAGGGAAGATGATCATAAGCGGCGAAACAAGACCACCAGAGACAAAAGAAGACAAGGCAGAGGCGAGACAACCCAGcccccaaaaaagaagaaaataaagaagACACATAATTTAtcacaaagaagaaaaaaaattcaacaaatacattaaaacaaaaaggacaatgaatgaaacaaacaaacgaacaaatcaacaacgacaaaacaaccacaacaacaaacagcaacCGCCCCAAAACGGCAAGTATACATGTCACACGCTTGCAAAACAGAATACCCACCTATAGCGTAGAGCGTTCCGTTGATACAACCCTCGGGGCAGAACGTCTCCACCACAGTGAAGATGTTGTACGGAGTCCACGTGAACAGAAAGGCCAACAAGATGGCCGTCAGTGTCTTCGCGGCTTTCTGGTCCTGCTTCCGCTCCTGGCGTCTCCAGGCCACCTTTGACCTCGCACGTTGCCGGTGCACGCGCACTGCCACCTTGGCCGCCATCTTGGCCTGCTGGGCTACCTTCTGCGTGTCGTTGCTTTGGGTGCGTCGGGCTAGCGCTGGCGTGCCCGTAGGGGGCCTGACCGGTGGTGGAACACTAGGAGTGTGGTCTTCTGTGTCTGAATGGTCGTCGTCCCAGTGCTCGATATCGGCGGTGGTGATgatgtggttgttgtggttgtggttgttgtgcgCGCGCTGCTGGTGTTGGTGAGGGGGCCTCATCATGGGTATGCTGTCGTCGCTGTCGGGGTCTTTTTGGACTAGGTCGGGGTTCAAATCCCCGAAACTGTCAGCGTCACTGTCCGGTGTTAAGCGTATTGACGGTTTACCGTAACTCACGTTTTCCACCAACCCGCAACTCATACCTCCCTTATTCTCACTGTCTGTGTCGTCACACGAATCGTTATTATCGTCaccgtcgtcatcatcatcaccgggAAGTTGTATCACCACAGTGTACATCCCATTAGTCTTTTCCTTCCTCTTGACTACcacttcctcctcttcctcctcttcgtCCTCATCCTCCGACTCTTCATCCAGTCTACCGATTTCGCGGTCAGACTCTAGAAGCGGAGTTGTCGCAGTGATACGACTGGAGCGAGAGAAAGAAGTCGTCAACTCCGACTCACCAGAACACGGAGACATAgcagggaaggagggagagagggcggaggaggagggggagagggtgggggatgGCTGGGGGGAGTCCACCGGGAGGAGCGGGATCATGGAGGTGCTGCAGCTCATCTGAGGCGAAACGACGTAGGAGACGCTAGTCACGTGGTTGACACGCTTCAGCGAGTTGGACTTGAGCGACGACCCCGGGCCGTTGGGCCGGTAGATGGACGTGTTGACCACCGCAGTGGACAGGGCGTTGGAGGAGGCCGGGGAGGCGGAGGGGTCACTGGTGCTGGACTCCTCGATGTAGTCCGAGTCCCGGTCGATCTTGAGGCAGGACAACAGCTTGCTCTTCAGGGACGTGGAGCGGTTGATGCTGGCGTTGAAAGCCTCGATGTCCTCCAGCTCGGGCGAGGACTGGCCGTGCTTCTCGCTCAGGCTGGACCCCACGCGCTCGTCGTCGTCGCTGGAGAAGGCAGACTTCTTGCTGCCTCCTAGTTCATCCGGTTTGCCGCCGCCCTGTAGCTTGGGCAGGTCTTTCTGGCGCTTGCGGGTCTCGCGGTAGATGCGGTGGTAGATGCCGAACATGATGGCCACGGGGATGTAGAAGGCGGCCATGGCGGTGAAGATGGACATGTAGCGGTTGGTCTTGATGAACTGCACGTAACACTCGAACTCCTTCACTGTCCGCTTGCCCTCGATGTAGGGCCAGGCGAAGATCCACGGCGTCCACAGCAGAACGGAGATGATCCAGGCCGTGCAGATCATGGTCCCAGCTCTTCGGGGTGTTCGTTTAGCGCGGTAGGTCAGCGGCCGCGTGACACTGAAGTAGCGGTCGaagctgatgatgatgaggttaGCCACGGAGGCGTTGCTCATCGTGTAGTCTATAGCCAGCCAGATGTCGCACATCAACGCCCCTAACGGCCATTGGTCCATCAGCAAGTACAGCGTGTACAGCGGCATGGAGACTAACCCTATGGCCAGGTCAGCCACTGCTAGACTCAGCAAGAAGTAGTTGCTGACCGTCTGCAGGTTCTTGTCCATGCGGAAGGCTAATATCACCAGCAGGTTTCCCACTGCTGTGAGAATGACCAGGATGATGACCACGAGGCAGATCAGGACTACCTCGTACGGTGGTCGCTGTCTCAACACTTCGCTCGTGTCGTTACCACTCCCGTTCCCCCCAGGCACCGATACGTTGAAGTACACGTCAAAGCCCGTCACACACTCTGTCAACCCTTCACTGCACAGAGTACTATCACTCAACTCACCGCTTCCACCACTATCACCAGCACCGACACCGTATCGTACACTTTCATTGGCACTAGTCACCAGAGCGTAGTACGCTTCTGTAGTCAACGCGGAGTAAGCTTCTTTGGCGATCCTCGACAGAAGTGTGCTCTGCTGGAAAACCTCGCCGCTCTGAGAAAGCTCGGTCCCGGGCCCTAGAGTCGGGGTGGTGGAGAGATGATGTGGTGACGGAGAGGTCTCGTGGAGCGGGTGTTGTGAAGTCCTTGGGGAGATGCGTGTCGTCTCGTTCCACGCTTCCATGATGACATCATCGCGAACAGCGGGGTCTTCAGCTGTCTGGGAGGAGATTGAGACGTGGGTCTCGAAGTTTCTGTGACCTTTTCTCAGCCGCCAAGGTCATGTCGAGGTCAAGTGGAGAAAAATCGTAGATTTCTTAGCCATCAAGGTCGTCTCAATTAATGTAAGGTAGAGGAGTATCAGGGGTGTGAGATTTGTTTTGACCCTTTTTCAGTTATCAAGGTTATCTCCAAGTAAAGTTCAGAAACGTCATAGATACAGTTATTTTGGAAGCCGCTAAGTATATCTCAACATGTACGGCTCGCTATGTTATTCACAGGCTTTGCGCTTGATTTTATTACTTCCTAATTGAAAGGCTGGTTTAAAAGCTATTTAAGGACAAACAGTTAACTGATAAAAGTACTGATCCCAAGATTATATAAGGACAAAATGTTATTAGTTGGTcaccaaatgatggttaatttACTCTGAGTGGGATGGGTTAACCGCAGGCACGAAATATTTTCAGTGCAGAGTCAGCGAAACTAATTGTTTGCTGAGAATGTTGACATGAGATTATACGTTGCAACAGGCTGAAGGACTAAACATTGAGCTATTATCATCTGCCTTTTAGTGACAATCATTCAGCGCA
This Littorina saxatilis isolate snail1 linkage group LG17, US_GU_Lsax_2.0, whole genome shotgun sequence DNA region includes the following protein-coding sequences:
- the LOC138952522 gene encoding muscarinic acetylcholine receptor DM1-like, translated to MIGSEVERGRGRFDQKNPSLGYRPPLPDDASLLAPAFTIQESEVRGLFRKQNPRKASGPDLVSTSTLRSCADQLAPVFTDIFNTSVQQMSVPRCFKSSVIVPVPKKPKVTQLNDFRPVALTSVIMKVLERLILRHLRAFTGHLSDPLQFAYQANRSVDDAVAMGLHFVSQHLENPRTYARMLFIDYSSAFNTIIPHKLLHKLIGLDVPLSLCHWLLDFLLDRPQVVRLNNSLSASLTLNTGAPQGCVLSPLLFTLFTNDCTSAHPSTYIIKFSDDTTIEGLISDSNEDAYRGEVQRVVEWCSENDLELNVLKTKEVVIDPRRKKDPILPLEINGEAVEQVSSFKFLGTLISEDLKWDGNTKSIIKKCQQRLHFLRQLRKFRMSQQIMAQFYRAVVETTLCFSITVWYGSTTEKEKQLLESIVRTASKIAGCDFPSVASIFELRSGRKAGKIVRDPSHPANHFFEPLPSEIEQTLPGICVELNAEFVRTTVFASTAEDPAVRDDVIMEAWNETTRISPRTSQHPLHETSPSPHHLSTTPTLGPGTELSQSGEVFQQSTLLSRIAKEAYSALTTEAYYALVTSANESVRYGVGAGDSGGSGELSDSTLCSEGLTECVTGFDVYFNVSVPGGNGSGNDTSEVLRQRPPYEVVLICLVVIILVILTAVGNLLVILAFRMDKNLQTVSNYFLLSLAVADLAIGLVSMPLYTLYLLMDQWPLGALMCDIWLAIDYTMSNASVANLIIISFDRYFSVTRPLTYRAKRTPRRAGTMICTAWIISVLLWTPWIFAWPYIEGKRTVKEFECYVQFIKTNRYMSIFTAMAAFYIPVAIMFGIYHRIYRETRKRQKDLPKLQGGGKPDELGGSKKSAFSSDDDERVGSSLSEKHGQSSPELEDIEAFNASINRSTSLKSKLLSCLKIDRDSDYIEESSTSDPSASPASSNALSTAVVNTSIYRPNGPGSSLKSNSLKRVNHVTSVSYVVSPQMSCSTSMIPLLPVDSPQPSPTLSPSSSSELTTSFSRSSRITATTPLLESDREIGRLDEESEDEDEEEEEEEVVVKRKEKTNGMYTVVIQLPGDDDDDGDDNNDSCDDTDSENKGGMSCGLVENVSYGKPSIRLTPDSDADSFGDLNPDLVQKDPDSDDSIPMMRPPHQHQQRAHNNHNHNNHIITTADIEHWDDDHSDTEDHTPSVPPPVRPPTGTPALARRTQSNDTQKVAQQAKMAAKVAVRVHRQRARSKVAWRRQERKQDQKAAKTLTAILLAFLFTWTPYNIFTVVETFCPEGCINGTLYAIGYWLCYINSTVNPLCYALCNVNFRRAFVRILTCRCKQKRPSVQRMVLPAVHVSNLIPHAR